The following proteins are encoded in a genomic region of Micropterus dolomieu isolate WLL.071019.BEF.003 ecotype Adirondacks linkage group LG04, ASM2129224v1, whole genome shotgun sequence:
- the scpp5 gene encoding secretory calcium-binding phosphoprotein 5: MKLAILCFCLASTVSAAPSFFHYLPHYAGSRQQAPPSQVKNPFPAGLGMPGAYSVELIYPHRFVGGAGGSNPAQPFSTHGFIKYSIPQPPGRQSVEVYYPYDFSQQRILTNMPPMANVPHFPNALPFDYPPQNIPQQIPNIPSFDANLLPSEDPLQPLQQDQPTQTSQMPAKV, from the exons ATGAAATTGGCCATCCTGTGCTTCTGTCTGGCTAGCACAGTCTCAGCTGCACCA TCCTTCTTTCATTACCTGCCTCATTACGCAGGTTCCCGGCAACAGGCACCACCCTCACAG GTGAAAAATCCCTTCCCAGCTGGCCTTGGAATGCCTGGCGCTTACAGTGTGGAACTA ATTTATCCCCACAGATTTGTTGGGGGTGCCGGTGGATCAAACCCTGCACAG cCCTTTTCTACCCATGGCTTCATCAAATACTCCATTCCTCAGCCACCAGGCAGACAGAGTGTAGAAGTT TACTACCCCTATGACTTCTCCCAGCAAAgg ATATTGACAAACATGCCTCCTATGGCAAACGTCCCTCACTTTCCAAAT GCACTCCCATTTGATTACCCCCCTCAAAATATTCCCCAGCAAATCCCaaat atTCCCTCATTTGATGCCAATCTTCTTCCATCCGAAGATCCCCTGCAACCTCTCCAGCAGGACCAGCCCACACAGACAAGCCAG ATGCCGGCGAAGGTGTGA
- the cnga1a gene encoding cyclic nucleotide gated channel subunit alpha 1a: MTTSATLPRLTVPPDTASQLATDSEELSEDEVSGPQLSCHRLLNMNNNNNSEEEKKKKRKKEKKEKKEKKEKKEKKEKEQKEKEEKEAKEKEAKEKEAKEKEAKEKEKEKNKDKPKELFVINPAGSLYYNWLFIITLPVMYNWTMIIARACFEELQHNFIIYWVFLDYTSDLIYLADMFVRTRTGYLEQGLMVKDEKLLRDRYMASFQFRLDFISMVPTDVLYLYFGLDYPEIRINKLLRISRMMEFFTKTETKTNYPNIFRIGNLIMYILIIIHWNACFFFSFSKSIGFGADDWVYPALDDPDEPAFGEPMRKYAFSLYWSTLTLTTIGETPPPALDSEFLFHVVDFLVGVLVFATIVGNIATMISNMNAAQAQFQSRIDNIKQYMQVRKVSKDLELRVIKWFDYLWNNGKAQDEREVLRYLPDKLKAEIAIQVHMDTLRKVRIFADCEAGLLIELVLKLRPQVFSPGDYICKKGDIGREMYIIKDGKLAVVADDGVTQFVVLGSGSYFGEISILNIKGSKAGNRRTANIRSIGYSDLFCLSKDDLMESLVEYPDAKGMLEDKGRQILMKDGLIDLDPANIMPEVKELEEKVNKLYSTMELMQTKLKKILGNYKNRDKVLRHRIKDLEHLTGEEVEDEDEEEEKVKKEEIAVEEEKKEDEKLEVGEGDGEKVKKEEEKSEETKDEEVKGEEAKHEERKGEEAKEEEKT, encoded by the exons atGACCACTTCAGCAACTCTTCCCCGCCTCACTGTGCCACCTGACACTGCCTCACAACTTGCCACAGACAGTGAAGAGCTCAGCGAGGATGAGGT AAGTGGGCCTCAATTAAGTTGTCATCGTCTGCTCAATatgaataacaacaataacagtgAAGA ggagaaaaagaaaaaaaggaaaaaggagaagaaagagaagaaggagaagaaagagaagaaaga aaagaaggaaaaagagcagaaggaaaaggaagaaaaggaagcAAAGGAGAAAGAGGCAAAGGAAAAGGAGGCAAAGGAAAAAGAggcaaaggaaaaagaaaaagaaaagaacaaagatAA GCCCAAAGAATTGTTTGTCATTAATCCTGCTGGGAGTTTGTATTACAACTGGCTGTTCATCATCACGCTGCCGGTCATGTACAACTGGACCATGATCATAGCCAG GGCTTGCTTTGAGGAGCTGCAGCATAACTTCATCATTTACTGGGTTTTTCTGGACTACACATCAGACTTAATCTACCTGGCTGATATGTTTGTCAGGACCAGAACAG GTTACCTTGAGCAAGGCCTGATGGTGAAAGATGAGAAGCTGCTAAGGGATCGCTACATGGCCAGCTTTCAGTTTCGTCTCGATTTTATCTCCATGGTGCCCACTGACGTCCTCTATTTATACTTCGGCCTCGACTACCCAGAGATCCGCATCAACAAGCTACTGAGAATCAGCCGCATGATGGAGTTCTTCACGAAGACGGAGACTAAAACCAACTACCCCAACATCTTCCGCATTGGAAACTTGATCATGTATATCCTCATTATCATCCACTGGAATGcttgcttcttcttctctttctccaaaTCCATTGGATTTGGTGCTGACGACTGGGTTTACCCGGCTCTGGATGATCCTGACGAGCCTGCATTTGGGGAGCCCATGAGGAAGTATGCATTCAGCCTCTACTGGTCCACACTGACCCTGACAACCATTGGAGAAACTCCACCACCAGCCCTGGACTCAGAATTTCTCTTCCACGTGGTTGACTTTTTAGTTGGGGTCTTAGTCTTTGCCACCATTGTTGGAAACATTGCCACCATGATCTCAAATATGAATGCCGCCCAAGCTCAGTTTCAATCTCGAATTGACAACATCAAGCAGTACATGCAG GTCCGAAAGGTCAGCAAGGATCTCGAGTTGCGAGTCATCAAGTGGTTTGACTATCTGTGGAATAACGGCAAGGCACAGGATGAAAGAGAGGTACTCAGGTATCTTCCAGACAAACTAAAGGCAGAGATTGCCATCCAAGTCCACATGGATACCCTGAGGAAAGTTCGTATTTTTGCAGACTGTGAGGCAGGCCTTCTGATCGAGCTAGTGCTCAAGCTGCGACCACAGGTGTTCAGCCCCGGAGACTATATCTGCAAAAAGGGTGACATTGGCCGTGAGATGTACATCATCAAAGATGGAAAACTTGCGGTTGTTGCTGATGATGGTGTCACACAGTTTGTTGTGCTGGGAAGTGGCAGCTATTTTGGTGAAATCAGTATCCTTAACATTAAAGGCAGTAAAGCAGGCAACCGGCGAACAGCCAACATCCGCAGCATTGGATACTCAGACCTCTTCTGCCTGTCCAAGGATGACCTGATGGAGTCACTGGTAGAGTATCCGGATGCCAAAGGAATGCTAGAGGACAAAGGCAGGCAGATCCTGATGAAAGACGGTCTGATAGATTTGGACCCAGCTAACATCATGCCTGAGGTCAAAGAGCTGGAAGAGAAGGTCAACAAATTGTACAGCACAATGGAGCTGATGCAGACCAAACTAAAGAAAATTCTGGGAAATTATAAGAACCGTGACAAGGTTCTCAGACATCGCATAAAAGATCTAGAGCACCTAACAGGAGAAGAAGTGGAAGacgaggatgaggaggaagaaaaggttAAAAAGGAAGAGATAGCGGTggaagaggagaaaaaggaaGATGAAAAGTTGGAAGTGGGGGAAGGAGATGGGGAGAAAgtaaagaaagaagaggaaaagagcGAGGAGACCAAAGATGAAGAAGTAAAGGGTGAAGAGGCAAAACATGAGGAAAGAAAGGGTGAAGaagcaaaagaagaagagaaaacatAA
- the scpp7 gene encoding secretory calcium-binding phosphoprotein 7 — MKFILLAACILGMALCAPHEMFMEFDIHYAPPQAAQAIPAGAPVGTLEVLLPVDAQRQPVGGPVRGFIKQEIPQPNGKSKEVFIPFGFEPADPAAAAPVAPVDPVAPAAPAAPAAPAAPAAPAAPVVPIIAAGAPVDGPGGDDDDDDDD, encoded by the exons ATGAAATTCATCCTGCTTGCTGCCTGCATCCTTGGGATGGCTCTCTGTGCCCCT CACGAGATGTTCATGGAGTTTGACATCCATTATGCTCCGCCTCAG GCGGCCCAAGCTATTCCTGCTGGAGCCCCAGTTGGAACCCTGGAAGTT CTCCTCCCAGTTGATGCCCAGAGACAGCCTGTTGGAGGACCT GTCCGTGGCTTCATCAAGCAGGAGATCCCTCAGCCGAACGGTAAAAGCAAGGAAGTG TTCATCCCCTTCGGCTTTGAGCCGGCagatcctgctgctgctgcccctgTTGCTCCTGTCGATCCCGTtgctccagcagctccagctgctcctgctgctcctgctgctcctgctgctcctgctgcccCTGTTGTACCTATCATTGCTGCTGGTGCCCCT GTTGACGGACCCGggggagatgatgatgatgatgacgatgactAA